A single Glycine soja cultivar W05 chromosome 14, ASM419377v2, whole genome shotgun sequence DNA region contains:
- the LOC114384767 gene encoding mediator of RNA polymerase II transcription subunit 1-like isoform X2: MERSEPALVPEWLRSAGSVAGAGSSAQQFASSSAHTDSLSIRNKSSKNGSDFDSARSVFLERTSSSNSRRSSMNGSAKHAYSSFNRNHRDKDRDREKDRSSFGDHWDCDGSDPLANIFPGRMERDTLRRSHSMVSRKQNEVIPRRVVVDTKSGGSHQNNSNGILSGSNVSNSIQKAVFDKDFPSLSTEEKQGIADVVRVSSPALGAAASQSLPVGSSALIGGEGWTSALAEVPAIIGSSSTGSLSVQQTVNTNSGSVASSTTAGLNMAEALAQTPSRARSAPQVLVKTQRLEELAIKQSRQLIPVTPSMPKASVHNSEKSKPKTAIRNADMNVVTKSVPQQPPALHIANQSVRSVNSKVDAPKTSGKFTDLKSVVWENGTSPTSKDVSNPTNYSNSKPGNQHAVASGAASAPLRNPNNLKSPTERKPTSMDLKLGSNLEKKHSISQVQSRNDFFNLIKKKTLMNSSAVLPDSGPMVSSPAMEKSGEVNRGIIVSPSASPQSHGNDTELTSNGTHAHEEVHRLSDNEEKESNPSVTIYPDEEEAAFLRSLGWEENSDEDEGLTEEEINAFYQECKKLDPTTFKLCQDD, from the exons ATGGAAAGAAGTGAACCTGCATTAGTTCCAGAATGGTTGAGAAGTGCTGGAAGTGTTGCCGGGGCTGGAAGTTCAGCCCAACAGTTTGCCTCCTCGTCTGCTCATACTG ATTCTCTTTCCATAAGGAATAAATCTTCTAAGAATGGTAGCGATTTTGATAGCGCTCGCTCTGTGTTTCTTGAACGGACATCCTCATCAAATTCACGAAGGAGTTCTATGAATGGTTCTGCCAAGCATGCCTACAGTAGTTTCAACAGAAACCATCGTGACAAGGACCGTGACAGAGAGAAAGATAGATCCAGTTTTGGAGATCACTGGGACTGTGATGGTTCTGACCCATTGGCTAACATCTTTCCTGGAAGGATGGAGAGGGATACATTACGGCGTTCTCATTCAATGGTTTCCAGGAAACAGAATGAGGTTATACCTCGTAGAGTTGTAGTTGATACTAAATCTGGTGGCAGCCATCAGAACAATAGCAATGGCATACTTTCTGGGAGTAATGTTAGTAATAGCATTCAGAAAGCTGTATTTGACAAGGATTTTCCATCACTTAGTACTGAAGAGAAGCAGGGAATAGCTGATGTGGTTAGGGTTTCATCTCCTGCTTTGGGTGCCGCTGCCAGTCAGAGTCTACCTGTTGGTAGTTCAGCTTTGATTGGAGGGGAGGGATGGACATCTGCACTAGCAGAGGTACCTGCTATAATTGGGAGTAGCAGTACTGGATCTCTATCAGTTCAACAAACTGTTAATACAAATTCTGGGTCTGTAGCATCAAGTACAACAGCTGGCCTTAATATGGCTGAGGCATTGGCACAGACTCCATCCCGAGCTCGCTCTGCTCCCCAG GTGCTGGTCAAAACCCAAAGGCTTGAGGAACTGGCTATCAAGCAGTCAAGACAGTTGATTCCAGTAACACCCTCAATGCCTAAAGCTTCG GTTCATAATTCTGAGAAATCAAAGCCCAAAACAGCTATCAGAAATGCTGATATGAATGTAGTTACCAAGAGTGTGCCCCAGCAACCGCCTGCATTGCACATTGCAAACCAATCTGTTCGTAGTGTAAATTCCAAAGTTGATGCTCCAAAGACATCTGGAAAGTTTACTGATCTTAAATCAGTAGTGTGGGAAAATGGCACTTCCCCTACCTCTAAGGATGTATCAAATCCAACAAATTATTCTAACAGCAAACCAGGAAATCAACATGCTGTTGCTTCAGGAGCTGCCTCTGCACCATTGAGGAACCCAAATAACCTAAAATCCCCCACGGAGCGGAAGCCAACTTCTATGGATTTGAAATTAGGTTCCAATTTGGAGAAGAAACATTCCATCTCTCAAGTGCAGAGCCGGAATGATTTCTTCAATCTCATTAAGAAGAAAACATTGATGAACTCCTCTGCAGTTCTTCCAGACTCTGGCCCAATGGTTTCGTCTCCTGCCATGGAGAAATCTGGTGAAGTAAATAGGGGAATAATAGTTAGCCCTTCTGCAAGTCCTCAGTCTCATGGAAATGATACTGAACTGACTAGCAATGGCACCCATGCTCATGAAGAGGTTCACAGACTTTCTGATAATGAAGAGAAAGAATCAAATCCCAGTGTTACAATATATCCAGATGAGGAAGAAGCTGCTTTCCTTCGGTCTCTTGGCTGGGAGGAGAACTCAGATGAGGATGAAGGCCTTACAGAGGAGGAAATCAATGCTTTCTATCAGGAG TGCAAGAAATTGGACCCAACTACATTCAAGCTATGCCAGG ATGACTAG
- the LOC114384088 gene encoding protein MAIN-LIKE 1-like, giving the protein MSDGFCGTHLQIMVRTRGLGRALGQVTGIGVGRGDRDDSDDAPQRRWPTASARRQRVAVTADHVDEPVILAPDVQDDPMEALAIVEDIPADIPADTGAEAVEDQPQGFPGGPSDPSVLTAYADHVACSVWTGEEHPELKLSSHGRKVHNLGRPVPAIEGLIVGTGLSPLIACSVDTDDRGLLSVFVERWHRETSSFHLPVGELTITLDDVSSLLHLPVIGDFHAFEPLHVDDAVQMLVDLLMVSPESARAETV; this is encoded by the exons ATGAGTGATGGATTTTGCGGTactcatttgcagatcatggttaggactAGAGGATTAGGTCGTGCCTTAGGTCAGGTCACTGGCATAGGTGTGGGCAGAGGAGATCGTGATGATTCCGATGATGCTCCGCAGCGTCGATGGCCTACTGCATCCGCACGGAGGCAGCGAGTCGCTGTGACTGCGGATCACGTCGATGAGCCAGTCATCCTTGCGCCAGATGTTCAGGATGACCCGATGGAGGCACTAGCTATTGTGGAGGACATTCCTGCGGACATTCCTGCGGACACAGGCGCAGAGGCGGTTGAGGATCAGCCTCAGGGATTTCCGGGTGGTCCGAGCGACCCATCCGTGTTGACAGCGTATGCGGATCACGTTGCTTGCAGCGTATGGACGGGAGAg gagcaTCCTGAATTGAAGTTATCCTCTCATGGGAGGAAGGTCCACAATTTAGGCAGGCCTGTCCCTGCCATTGAGGGACTTATTGTTGGTACAGGACTAAGTCCTCTAATCGCGTGTTCGGTAGACACCGACGATCGGGGACTTTTGTCCGTGTTTGTGGAGCGGTGGCACCGGGAGACATCTAGTTTCCATCTCCCAGTGGGAGAGCTGACCATCACATTGGACGACGTCTCCTCTCTTCTCCATCTTCCCGTTATAGGCGACTTTCACGCATTTGAGCCCTTGCACGTGGATGATGCGGTTCAGATGCTGGTGGACTTGTTGATGGTGTCTCCAGAGTCTGCTAGGGCTGAGACAGTCTAG
- the LOC114384767 gene encoding mediator of RNA polymerase II transcription subunit 1-like isoform X1: MERSEPALVPEWLRSAGSVAGAGSSAQQFASSSAHTDSLSIRNKSSKNGSDFDSARSVFLERTSSSNSRRSSMNGSAKHAYSSFNRNHRDKDRDREKDRSSFGDHWDCDGSDPLANIFPGRMERDTLRRSHSMVSRKQNEVIPRRVVVDTKSGGSHQNNSNGILSGSNVSNSIQKAVFDKDFPSLSTEEKQGIADVVRVSSPALGAAASQSLPVGSSALIGGEGWTSALAEVPAIIGSSSTGSLSVQQTVNTNSGSVASSTTAGLNMAEALAQTPSRARSAPQVLVKTQRLEELAIKQSRQLIPVTPSMPKASVHNSEKSKPKTAIRNADMNVVTKSVPQQPPALHIANQSVRSVNSKVDAPKTSGKFTDLKSVVWENGTSPTSKDVSNPTNYSNSKPGNQHAVASGAASAPLRNPNNLKSPTERKPTSMDLKLGSNLEKKHSISQVQSRNDFFNLIKKKTLMNSSAVLPDSGPMVSSPAMEKSGEVNRGIIVSPSASPQSHGNDTELTSNGTHAHEEVHRLSDNEEKESNPSVTIYPDEEEAAFLRSLGWEENSDEDEGLTEEEINAFYQECKKLDPTTFKLCQGKQPKLSKLFESYASNLCESSAELSSSDPRSEA, from the exons ATGGAAAGAAGTGAACCTGCATTAGTTCCAGAATGGTTGAGAAGTGCTGGAAGTGTTGCCGGGGCTGGAAGTTCAGCCCAACAGTTTGCCTCCTCGTCTGCTCATACTG ATTCTCTTTCCATAAGGAATAAATCTTCTAAGAATGGTAGCGATTTTGATAGCGCTCGCTCTGTGTTTCTTGAACGGACATCCTCATCAAATTCACGAAGGAGTTCTATGAATGGTTCTGCCAAGCATGCCTACAGTAGTTTCAACAGAAACCATCGTGACAAGGACCGTGACAGAGAGAAAGATAGATCCAGTTTTGGAGATCACTGGGACTGTGATGGTTCTGACCCATTGGCTAACATCTTTCCTGGAAGGATGGAGAGGGATACATTACGGCGTTCTCATTCAATGGTTTCCAGGAAACAGAATGAGGTTATACCTCGTAGAGTTGTAGTTGATACTAAATCTGGTGGCAGCCATCAGAACAATAGCAATGGCATACTTTCTGGGAGTAATGTTAGTAATAGCATTCAGAAAGCTGTATTTGACAAGGATTTTCCATCACTTAGTACTGAAGAGAAGCAGGGAATAGCTGATGTGGTTAGGGTTTCATCTCCTGCTTTGGGTGCCGCTGCCAGTCAGAGTCTACCTGTTGGTAGTTCAGCTTTGATTGGAGGGGAGGGATGGACATCTGCACTAGCAGAGGTACCTGCTATAATTGGGAGTAGCAGTACTGGATCTCTATCAGTTCAACAAACTGTTAATACAAATTCTGGGTCTGTAGCATCAAGTACAACAGCTGGCCTTAATATGGCTGAGGCATTGGCACAGACTCCATCCCGAGCTCGCTCTGCTCCCCAG GTGCTGGTCAAAACCCAAAGGCTTGAGGAACTGGCTATCAAGCAGTCAAGACAGTTGATTCCAGTAACACCCTCAATGCCTAAAGCTTCG GTTCATAATTCTGAGAAATCAAAGCCCAAAACAGCTATCAGAAATGCTGATATGAATGTAGTTACCAAGAGTGTGCCCCAGCAACCGCCTGCATTGCACATTGCAAACCAATCTGTTCGTAGTGTAAATTCCAAAGTTGATGCTCCAAAGACATCTGGAAAGTTTACTGATCTTAAATCAGTAGTGTGGGAAAATGGCACTTCCCCTACCTCTAAGGATGTATCAAATCCAACAAATTATTCTAACAGCAAACCAGGAAATCAACATGCTGTTGCTTCAGGAGCTGCCTCTGCACCATTGAGGAACCCAAATAACCTAAAATCCCCCACGGAGCGGAAGCCAACTTCTATGGATTTGAAATTAGGTTCCAATTTGGAGAAGAAACATTCCATCTCTCAAGTGCAGAGCCGGAATGATTTCTTCAATCTCATTAAGAAGAAAACATTGATGAACTCCTCTGCAGTTCTTCCAGACTCTGGCCCAATGGTTTCGTCTCCTGCCATGGAGAAATCTGGTGAAGTAAATAGGGGAATAATAGTTAGCCCTTCTGCAAGTCCTCAGTCTCATGGAAATGATACTGAACTGACTAGCAATGGCACCCATGCTCATGAAGAGGTTCACAGACTTTCTGATAATGAAGAGAAAGAATCAAATCCCAGTGTTACAATATATCCAGATGAGGAAGAAGCTGCTTTCCTTCGGTCTCTTGGCTGGGAGGAGAACTCAGATGAGGATGAAGGCCTTACAGAGGAGGAAATCAATGCTTTCTATCAGGAG TGCAAGAAATTGGACCCAACTACATTCAAGCTATGCCAGGGTAAGCAGCCAAAGCTGTCCAAGTTGTTTGAATCTTATGCATCTAACTTGTGCGAATCTTCTGCTGAGTTGAGCTCTTCTGATCCCAGATCTGAAGCTTGA